The following proteins come from a genomic window of Pocillopora verrucosa isolate sample1 chromosome 6, ASM3666991v2, whole genome shotgun sequence:
- the LOC131783949 gene encoding uncharacterized protein, whose protein sequence is MSTTINKAMKGKELFNLLHPRFPSIVIQAIVVVLSSSVQVNRATTITVSPSSMVSSSSVLQRDFTTMPSWSVVRTSTSSFQSTSVVYSSPRTFPSSPASSMTNSVVKSKFTKTVTTSVSCVTLTSSIPITQYKHTAVHVTPTKVVITRIRGILSMTIITVIASVLGVILLLLLAIIIWDLCIVHVLPWRPTSRVEPRGDVSHVRSDMV, encoded by the exons ATGTCTACGACTATTAATAAGGCAATGAAGGGAAAAGAACTGTTCAATTTGCTTCATCCAAGATTTCCGAGCATAGTCATTCAAG CCATCGTGGTCGTCTTAAGCAGCAGTGTACAAGTAAATCGAGCAACCACAATTACAGTTTCACCCAGCTCAATGGTGTCTTCCTCATCAGTACTCCAAAGGGATTTTACCACGATGCCTTCTTGGTCTGTTGTAAGAACTAGCACGTCTTCCTTTCAATCGACTTCCGTTGTTTATTCATCCCCAAGAACTTTTCCTTCATCTCCCGCATCAAGCATGACGAACAGTGTCGTAAAATCGAAATTTACAAAGACTGTTACTACCTCCGTGAGTTGCGTGACACTAACGTCTTCAATACCTATCACACAGTATAAACATACAGCAGTGCATGTCACGCCAACAAAAGTGGTAATTACCCGTATACGAGGAATTCTAAGTATGACGATTATCACGGTGATAGCAAGTGTCTTGGGAGTAATCCTTCTATTGCTCTTAGCTATTATA ATTTGGGATCTGTGTATCGTGCACGTATTGCCATGGAGGCCGACATCACGTGTGGAGCCTCGTGGTGATGTGTCACATGTTCGTAGTGATATGGTCTGA